The genomic region ATCTATTCTGTTTTAGAAAGCTTAAGTGAACATTATAAAATTGCGTTAGCGTCCTCTTCAAGTTTAAATACTATTAATACTGCATTAGATCAAGCTGATTTAAGAAAGTATTTCACACTTATAGTAAGTGGTGAACAATTCAAAGAAAGTAAACCCAATCCAGAAATATATTTACATACAATCAAAGAATTGAATGTGAATAAAGATGAAGGTATTATTATTGAGGATTCACCTAAAGGAATATTAGCTGCCAATAGAGCTGGTATTAAGGTATTGGCTTTAAAAGATGATAAGTTTGGCTTGGATCAAAGCCAAGCAGATATAATTATTGATGAATTAAATGATATTATAAAGTTGATTGAGAAAGGGGCATAAAAGTATGAATGCTATGTTAGTTGCTGTTATAGTGATTGCTGTTATTGGAATTATTCCAGTGATCATCAGGAAGAAACTCCTAAAAATCTGTCTTGCATTACTCCAAAACAATGATGTTAAGGCAATAGAAGACTTAATAGCAACTAAACTAGCTAAGATATGTATTCCTCCATTTAATAGAGAATACTTACTTTTAAATGTTTATCTAAAACTAAATGATGATAAACAAATAGGTACTCAAGAGCTACTTGATTGAGAGAGTAACCATCAATCAGAACTTTATCAATCATTTCCTGCTTGAGTTCTGGAGGATAATAGGTGTTCTTCCCTTTCTGGATAATGTTTATTCCGTATCGGTCAATCAATCGAATCATATATTTTACGCTGGATTCTGCGATAGCAAACTGCTTTGACAAGGACTTGATAGACTGACCACTTTGCCGTAGTTCATAAATCTTGATTTTATCTTCATAACTTAATTTCATAAAAATAACACCCCAAAAGTTAGATTTTTTCGGTTCTTTGTCAACTGTAGTGGGTTGACTTATAATCACATGCGAGAGAGGACTTTGGTCCTCTCTTTTTTGCTGTTCAAAGTGATAAGTATTTTTGTTTTGAAGTTGTCGAAATTTCTGAATCCAAAGGCTTGTCGTTTGATGTCTTTAATGAGTTTGTTAGTGGCTTCTAGTCTAGCGTTGGAATAAGGCATTTCTAAAGCATTGGTGATGTAGTCTTTATATCTGATGAAGGTCTGGAAAACCTTCTTAAACGCTGGATTGACATAGTGTTTATGCTCTTGTATGAGTGAGAAAAAGTGGTCACGATTCTTTTCTTGGAAATGAAATAAGAGTAGCTGGTAAAGTTCGTAGTAGTAGCTTAGTTCATCTGAGAATGCCAGTGCATTCTCGATGATTTCTTTAGGAGTTCTAGTTTCCCTGAGCGTTCTAGCGTAAAAACGCTTGTCAGAAAGTTTTTGACTATCCTTATGTAAGATTCTCCAGTGATTCTTCATAATCCGATAGGGCAGCTCATGCTTGTCAACCTGCTTCATGATAGCGATTCTAGTAGCCATCATGGCCCGATTAAGGTGCTGGATAATGTGGAAGCGGTCAAGGACAATCTTGGCATTTGGAAAGAGTTGCTTGATAATTGGGATGTAAGCTCCGGACATATCGCAAGTGACGACTTTGACTGCCTCCCTCGCCTTTCTAGAGTATTGGTAGAAATAGTTTTTGATCGTCGTTTGGCGATTATTTTCCAAGATTGTGATGATTTTTCTAGTCTGATAATCTTGAGCAATGAAGGCGAGTTTCCCTTTGTTTCTTGCGAATTCATCCCAAGATAAGGCTTCTGGTAAGCTGTTATAGTTCTCTTTGAAAGTGAACTGGACTAGTTTTCTTTGCACGGTTGAGATAGAAACATGAACTAAATCAGCGATAGCAGAATTGGTCATACTTTTGGTATGGGACTCGGTAATTTTTTTCCAAATAGGCTCAGAGATTTGATGATTTTTCTTAACCAGTGGGATTTCAGAGACAGTCACCCGTTTACAAGCTTTGCACTGGAAGCGTCGCTTTTTGAGTAGGAGTACCGTAGGCATAAAGGCAGTGTCTGGGATAAGGATTTTAGAAGGCTTTTGGAAATCATATTTAATCATTGTCCCTTGGCAATGAGGGCACAAGGGAGGCGTATAATCTAGTTCAGCGTAGATTTCACAGTGGCTGCCACCATCAAGAGCCTTTTGAATGGTAATATTATTGTCTTTAATTCCGATGAGTTCTGTGGTATTATTAATCTGTTCCATAAGATACTTTCTAATGATGGTTTGATCGCTTTTCATTATAAGTCTTATGGGACTTTTTTGATACTCAAAAAAGCCCTATAATCTCCAAAGTGGCATTACCCACTACAGAAATTATAGAGCCAAAAAAACTACGCTTTTCCGACAGTTTAGAGGAATGAAATTTGATGAAGTGACTAGTCTATTTTATGGTGTTAATTGGTGTTAATGCTATCCATTTTTATGGATTTTAAAGGGTTTGGGAGAAGCATTTTTTTATTAAATGTTGATATAAAGGGATTTGTTTGGTGCTGCTCTCCATAAAAAATTAAAGTTTTGTTCTCAAAACGTTAATCCGTTTTTCAGATTTGCACAAAAGAACACTCTTTGGGGTGTTCTTTTGTGCTTTTAAAAAATTTATTGGAGTAGAATTTTAGAGAAGGGACTCAAAATACAGTCATGTGCCTCTTAAAATGCCTGAAAGAGTCTTAGTGTCCTATAAGAGGGAAAAGTAATAGAAGGTGATTTGATGCTTAAATAGAGCCTGTGAGAGAGTCTACTAGAATAAATCAAAAAAACTTAAAAAACATATTGACAGTGTAGATGAAGTTTAGTATACTAAATAAGCTGTTGTTCGAGAGGGCGACAGAAACAAGTTTGAAAAGAGTTTGAAACTTTCTTGAAAAAAGATGTTGACAACGCGCTTCAAATTTGATAGAATATAGAAGTTGTCTCGAGTAAGACAAAGACCTTTGAAAACTGAACAATACGAACCAAACGTGCGGGTTACGGAAGTAACCTGTCAAAAAAAACGATAAATCTGTCAGTGACAGAATGAGAACAAGATTAAATGAGAGTTTGATCCTGGCTCAGGACGAACGCTGGCGGCGTGCCTAATACATGCAAGTAGAACGCTGAAGACTTTAGCTTGCTAAAGTTGGAAGAGTTGCGAACGGGTGAGTAACGCGTAGGTAACCTGCCTACTAGCGGGGGATAACTATTGGAAACGATAGCTAATACCGCATAACAGCATTTAACCCATGTTAGATGCTTGAAAGGAGCAATTGCTTCACTAGTAGATGGACCTGCGTTGTATTAGCTAGTTGGTGAGGTAACGGCTCACCAAGGCGACGATACATAGCCGACCTGAGAGGGTGATCGGCCACACTGGGACTGAGACACGGCCCAGACTCCTACGGGAGGCAGCAGTAGGGAATCTTCGGCAATGGGGGCAACCCTGACCGAGCAACGCCGCGTGAGTGAAGAAGGTTTTCGGATCGTAAAGCTCTGTTGTAAGAGAAGAACGTGTGTGAGAGTGGAAAGTTCACACAGTGACGGTAACTTACCAGAAAGGGACGGCTAACTACGTGCCAGCAGCCGCGGTAATACGTAGGTCCCGAGCGTTGTCCGGATTTATTGGGCGTAAAGCGAGCGCAGGCGGTTTAATAAGTCTGAAGTTAAAGGCAGTGGCTTAACCATTGTTCGCTTTGGAAACTGTTAGACTTGAGTGCAGAAGGGGAGAGTGGAATTCCATGTGTAGCGGTGAAATGCGTAGATATATGGAGGAACACCGGTGGCGAAAGCGGCTCTCTGGTCTGTAACTGACGCTGAGGCTCGAAAGCGTGGGGAGCAAACAGGATTAGATACCCTGGTAGTCCACGCCGTAAACGATGAGTGCTAGGTGTTAGGCCCTTTCCGGGGCTTAGTGCCGCAGCTAACGCATTAAGCACTCCGCCTGGGGAGTACGACCGCAAGGTTGAAACTCAAAGGAATTGACGGGGGCCCGCACAAGCGGTGGAGCATGTGGTTTAATTCGAAGCAACGCGAAGAACCTTACCAGGTCTTGACATCCCGATGCTATTCCTAGAGATAGGAAGTTTCTTCGGAACATCGGTGACAGGTGGTGCATGGTTGTCGTCAGCTCGTGTCGTGAGATGTTGGGTTAAGTCCCGCAACGAGCGCAACCCCTATTGTTAGTTGCCATCATTAAGTTGGGCACTCTAGCGAGACTGCCGGTAATAAACCGGAGGAAGGTGGGGATGACGTCAAATCATCATGCCCCTTATGACCTGGGCTACACACGTGCTACAATGGTTGGTACAACGAGTCGCGAGTCGGTGACGGCAAGCAAATCTCTTAAAGCCAATCTCAGTTCGGATTGTAGGCTGCAACTCGCCTACATGAAGTCGGAATCGCTAGTAATCGCGGATCAGCACGCCGCGGTGAATACGTTCCCGGGCCTTGTACACACCGCCCGTCACACCACGAGAGTTTGTAACACCCGAAGTCGGTGAGGTAACCTTTTAGGAGCCAGCCGCCTAAGGTGGGATAGATGATTGGGGTGAAGTCGTAACAAGGTAGCCGTATCGGAAGGTGCGGCTGGATCACCTCCTTTCTAAGGATAAACGGAAGCACGTTTGGGTATTGTTTAGTTTTGAGAGGTCTTGTGGGGCCTTAGCTCAGCTGGGAGAGCGCCTGCTTTGCACGCAGGAGGTCAGCGGTTCGATCCCGCTAGGCTCCATTGAATCGAAAGATTCAAAAGATTGTCCATTGAAAATTGAATATCTATATCAAATTCCACGATTCAAGAAATTGAATTGTAGATAGTAACAAGAAATAAACCGAAACGCTGTGATTTAATGAGTTTAAGGTCAACAGACCAAAATAAGGTTAAGTTAATAAGGGCGCACGGTGGATGCCTTGGCACTAGAAGCCGATGAAGGACGTGACTAACGACGAAATGCTTTGGGGAGTTGTAAGTAAACATTGATCCAGAGATGTCCGAATGGGGGAACCCGGCATGTAATGCATGTCACTCATTACTGTTAAGGTAATGAAGAGGAAGACGCAGTGAACTGAAACATCTAAGTAGCTGCAGGAAGAGAAAGCAAACGCGATTGCCTTAGTAGCGGCGAGCGAAATGGCAAGAGGGCAAACCGATGTGTTTACACATCGGGGTTGTAGGACTGCGACGTGGGACGACAAGATTATAGAAGAATTACCTGGGAAGGTAAGCCAAAGAGAGTAACAGCCTCGTATTCGAAATAGTCTTTAACCCTAGCAGTATCCTGAGTACGGCGAGACACGAGAAATCTCGTCGGAATCTGGGAGGACCATCTCCTAACCCTAAATACTCTCTAGTGACCGATAGTGAACCAGTACCGTGAGGGAAAGGTGAAAAGCACCCCGGGAGGGGAGTGAAATAGAACCTGAAACCGTGTGCCTACAACAAGTTCGAGCCCGTTAATGGGTGAGAGCGTGCCTTTTGTAGAATGAACCGGCGAGTTACGATATGATGCGAGGTTAAGTTGAAGAGACGGAGCCGTAGGGAAACCGAGTCTTAATAGGGCGCATTAGTATCATGTCGTAGACCCGAAACCATGTGACCTACCCATGAGCAGGGTGAAGGTGAGGTAAAACTCACTGGAGGCCCGAACCAGGGCACGTTGAAAAGTGCTTGGATGACTTGTGGGTAGCGGAGAAATTCCAAACGAACTTGGAGATAGCTGGTTCTCTCCGAAATAGCTTTAGGGCTAGCGTCGATGTTAAGTCTCTTGGAGGTAGAGCACTGTTTGATTGAGGGGTCCATCCCGGATTACCAATATCAGATAAACTCCGAATGCCAATGAGATATAATCGGCAGTCAGACTGCGAGTGCTAAGATCCGTAGTCGAAAGGGAAACAGCCCAGACCACCAGCTAAGGTCCCAAAATATATGTTAAGTGGAAAAGGATGTGGGGTTGCACAGACAACTAGGATGTTAGCTTAGAAGCAGCTATTCATTCAAAGAGTGCGTAATAGCTCACTAGTCGAGTGACCCTGCGCCGAAAATGTACCGGGGCTAAAACATATTACCGAAGCTGTGGATACCTTTTAGGTATGGTAGGAGAGCGTTCTATGTGTGAAGAAGGTGTACCGTGAGGAGCGCTGGAACGCATAGAAGTGAGAATGCCGGTATGAGTAGCGAAAGACAGGTGAGAATCCTGTCCACCGTATGACTAAGGTTTCCAGGGGAAGGCTCGTCCTCCCTGGGTTAGTCGGGACCTAAGGAGAGACCGAAAGGTGTATCCGATGGACAACAGGTTGATATTCCTGTACTAGAGTATATAGTGATGGAGGGACGCAGTAGGCTAACTAAAGCGTGCGATTGGAAGTGCACGTCTAAGCAGTGAGGTGTGATATGAGTCAAATGCTTATATCTCTAACATTGAGCTGTGATGGGGAGCGAAGTTAAGTAGCGAAGTTAGTGATGTCACACTGCCAAGAAAAGCTTCTAGCGTTAATTATACTCTACCCGTACCGCAAACCGACACAGGTAGTCGAGGCGAGTAGCCTCAGGTGAGCGAGAGAACTCTCGTTAAGGAACTCGGCAAAATGGCCCCGTAACTTCGGGAGAAGGGGCGCTGGCTTTAAGTCAGCCGCAGTGAATAGGCCCAAGCAACTGTTTATCAAAAACACAGCTCTCTGCTAAATCGTAAGATGATGTATAGGGGGTGACGCCTGCCCGGTGCTGGAAGGTTAAGAGGAGCGCTTAGCATTAGCGAAGGTGTGAATTGAAGCCCCAGTAAACGGCGGCCGTAACTATAACGGTCCTAAGGTAGCGAAATTCCTTGTCGGGTAAGTTCCGACCCGCACGAAAGGCGTAATGATTTGGGCACTGTCTCAACGAGAGACTCGGTGAAATTTTAGTACCTGTGAAGATGCAGGTTACCCGCGACAGGACGGAAAGACCCCATGGAGCTTTACTGCAGTTTGATATTGAGTATCTGTACCACATGTACAGGATAGGTAGGAGCCTATGAAATCGGGACGCTAGTTTCGGTGGAGGCGTTGTTGGGATACTACCCTTGTGTTATGGCTACTCTAACCTAGATAGGCTATCCCTATCGGAGACAGTGTCTGACGGGCAGTTTGACTGGGGCGGTCGCCTCCTAAAAGGTAACGGAGGCGCCCAAAGGTTCCCTCAGAATGGTTGGAAATCATTCGCAGAGTGTAAAGGTATAAGGGAGCTTGACTGCGAGAGCTACAACTCGAGCAGGGACGAAAGTCGGGCTTAGTGATCCGGTGGTTCCGCATGGAAGGGCCATCGCTCAACGGATAAAAGCTACCCTGGGGATAACAGGCTTATCTCCCCCAAGAGTTCACATCGACGGGGAGGTTTGGCACCTCGATGTCGGCTCGTCGCATCCTGGGGCTGTAGTCGGTCCCAAGGGTTGGGCTGTTCGCCCATTAAAGCGGCACGCGAGCTGGGTTCAGAACGTCGTGAGACAGTTCGGTCCCTATCCGTCGCGGGCGTAGGAAATTTGAGAGGATCTGCTCCTAGTACGAGAGGACCAGAGTGGACTTACCGCTGGTGTACCAGTTGTCTTGCCAAAGGCATCGCTGGGTAGCTATGTAGGGAAGGGATAAACGCTGAAAGCATCTAAGTGTGAAGCCCACCTCAAGATGAGATTTCCCATGATTTTATATCAGTAAGAGCCCTGAGAGATGATCAGGTAGATAGGTTAGAAGTGTAAGTGTGGTGACACATGTAGCGGACTAATACTAATAGCTCGAGGACTTATCCAAAAAAGAAACGAGTCAATATTGACAGCGCGTAGGTTTCTTGTTAGAATATATAGGTATTCAATTTTGATTGGATAATCAATCATAGTTAAGTGACGATAGCCTAGGAGATACACCTGTTCCCATGCCGAACACAGAAGTTAAGCCCTAGCACGCCTGATGTAGTTGGGGGTTGCCCCCTGTTAGATATGGTAGTCGCTTAGCATTTATCCGCCATAGCTCAGTTGGTAGTAGCGCATGACTGTTAATCATGATGTCGTAGGTTCGAGTCCTACTGGCGGAGTTTAAAAGCGGTAGACGGAGAGCAACTCATTGAGTTGCTTTTTTTCTGCTCTCATTTGGACATTTTTGTCATGTTCCTTTTTCCTAAATCTTTTTATAATAAGATTACTTTAAAAATAAAAGGGAAAAAGGAGATAGAAACAGTGGATTTTGAACGCTATTTTCAAACGGTTAAACCAATTATTTTAAAATTACGCCGTTATTATTTTGTCAAACTCTGGGATTATGAGGATTGGATTCAAGAGGGACGTATTATTTTCTTTGAACTTGTAGAGGAACATCCTGATCTCTTAATTAATGAAGGCAAACGTTATAGCTACTTTAAAACAAAATTTTCTAACCATGTTAAAGATATTATCCGCCATCAGGAATCCTTTAAACGAAAATTTAATCATATGCCTTATGAAGAAATTGGTGATATTAGTCACTGTGTACCCCAGGTATCTTTCTTTGAAGTCGCAGATTACGTGGCTTATCAGGATAGCTTAGCACGTTTACGAAGAACATTGGGAAGAGAAGATAGACTGAAGTTGGAAAAAGTGATTCGTGGGGAACGTTTTGAAGGGAAGAAAGACTTCTTAAAAAGCATTGAACCGTATTTCTCAGATTTTAGACCATAAGAAAAGACCAGAGGATTCTGGCCTTTTCTTACTCTTCTGATCGGAAGAAGGATTTGTATAGGGCACGAACTGCCTCTTTTTCGTGTTCTGTTTGAGTAACGAACATAACAGATACTTCACTTGATCCTTGTGAAATCATTTCCAAGTTAATGTGTTTATCTGAAAGTGCTTTGGTTGCTGTTGCGGTTACACCAGTATGGTTTTTCATATCTTCACCCACAATCATGATGATTGAAAGGTTGTGTTCGATATCAACTTCATCAACGCCAAGTTCACGAGTTAAGTATGATGTGATTTCTTGTTCTTTGATTGGTGTAAGTTCACGTTCGCGAACAATGACAGACATGTCATCGATACCTGTTGGAATGTGTTCCCAACGGATGTTTAAGTCTTCAAGAATTTGAAGGACTTTGCGACCAAAACCGACTTCACGGTTCATAAGGTATTTAGACAAGTTGATACTTGCAAATTCGTCATCAGCAGCGATACCAATAACAGGAACTGTAGGCCCACTGTGTTTTAATGTAATACGTGTTCCTGGGTGTTTGGGGTTGTTTGTATTTTTGATGACGAGAGGAATTTTACCTCGGTAAGCAGGAATAAGTGCTTCATCGTGGAGCACTGAAAATCCAGCATAAGCAAGTTCACGCATTTCACGGTATGTTAATTCTTGGATTGTGTGAGGTTTGTGAACCACTCCAGGGTGAGCTGCGAAGATACCATCAACATCGGTAAAGTTTTCATACAAGTCTGCTTTGACACCTGCAGCAACGATAGAACCTGAAATATCTGAACCACCACGTGAGAAAGTACAGATTTGGCCATCAACTGTAACTCCAAAGAAGCCTGGGATAACAAGGATTTCTTCTGAGTCACGCAATTCTTCAAGCTTATCATAGCTTGATGGAAGAATGCGTGCATTTCCTGGTTCACTTGAAACAATGATACCTGCTTCTTTAGGGTGAACATAGCGTGCATTGAGTCCGTTTTTACGGAAAAATTCTGCCACAAGCTTAGCATTATTATCTTCACCTGCTGCAAGAAATGTGTCATAAAGGAATTCGTTACATTCAATTGGGAGTGTCGCAAGATTTGTAATCGTACCTGCAATTTTGCTCATAATTGATGAACTGAGTCCAAGCTCATCTGCAATGGCTTGGTAACGGTTGATAATCCATTCTTGTGCAGCAGTGACATCATCACCTGAGGTGTAGTCCTTGTAATACTTAATAAGAGCATCGGTTACCTTAGTATCTTCTGAGTTACGCTTTCCGGGTGCTGATACAACAACAAAACGTCGTTCGTTATCAGATTTCACAATATTCAAAACTTTTTTTAGTTGGTCAGCCGAAGCCAGTGAACTACCACCAAATTTGATTACTTTCATGACCTTCTCCACTTTTCTAAAATTTGTATACAATTATAACAAAATTCTGAAAATTTGTCAGTAGTTTTTCAAATAAAAAGATAGTATAATAGAGGAATGGAAAAATTTAAAGCAATTATTTTTGATATGGATGGTGTCTTATTCGATACTGAAACGTTTTATTATCGCCGTCGTGAGAAGTTTTTGGCTGACAAAGGGATCAGTATAAAGCACTTACCGCCTAGTTCTTTTATTGGTGGCAATATGAAACAAATTTGGCCAGACATTTTGCGTGACAATTTGGACAAATGGGATACTGATCAGCTACAAAAAGAGTATTCTATTTACAAAAAAACGTATCCGCTTCCTTACAAAAACTTGATTTTTGAAGATACTTTTAAAGTGGTCAAAGGACTTTTTGAAAAGGGGTACCGTTTAGGGCTTGCTTCTAGTTCAACTAAACATGATATTTTGAAAGCTCTTGAAGAAACTCAGTTGTTAGCGTATTTTTCAGTGATTTTATCAGGTGAGGAATTTGAAAAAGGAAAACCACATCCTGCGATTTATCAAGAAGCACGAAAACAACTTGGCTTTAACAGTGACGAAACGCTAGTTATTGAAGACAGCGAAAAAGGTATTCAGGCTGGTGTTTCTGCCGATTTAGAGGTTTGGGCAATTGAAGATCAGTTATTTGATATGAACCAAAGTAAGGCAAGTCGTCTGGTGAATAATCTAACACAAGTTATTGAAGAATTAAGCAAATAATATGATGAAAGT from Streptococcus lutetiensis harbors:
- a CDS encoding HAD family hydrolase → MMETIKTIIFDMDGVIFDSETMYINDLIRFFKQHDIEIQVSDCIPLIGIDSKLYYEQAYTMWNNKTDFITFKNMLQEYFRSFDCDYKAVVRPQIYSVLESLSEHYKIALASSSSLNTINTALDQADLRKYFTLIVSGEQFKESKPNPEIYLHTIKELNVNKDEGIIIEDSPKGILAANRAGIKVLALKDDKFGLDQSQADIIIDELNDIIKLIEKGA
- a CDS encoding ISL3 family transposase: MEQINNTTELIGIKDNNITIQKALDGGSHCEIYAELDYTPPLCPHCQGTMIKYDFQKPSKILIPDTAFMPTVLLLKKRRFQCKACKRVTVSEIPLVKKNHQISEPIWKKITESHTKSMTNSAIADLVHVSISTVQRKLVQFTFKENYNSLPEALSWDEFARNKGKLAFIAQDYQTRKIITILENNRQTTIKNYFYQYSRKAREAVKVVTCDMSGAYIPIIKQLFPNAKIVLDRFHIIQHLNRAMMATRIAIMKQVDKHELPYRIMKNHWRILHKDSQKLSDKRFYARTLRETRTPKEIIENALAFSDELSYYYELYQLLLFHFQEKNRDHFFSLIQEHKHYVNPAFKKVFQTFIRYKDYITNALEMPYSNARLEATNKLIKDIKRQAFGFRNFDNFKTKILITLNSKKERTKVLSRM
- a CDS encoding sigma-70 RNA polymerase sigma factor region 4 domain-containing protein, producing the protein MDFERYFQTVKPIILKLRRYYFVKLWDYEDWIQEGRIIFFELVEEHPDLLINEGKRYSYFKTKFSNHVKDIIRHQESFKRKFNHMPYEEIGDISHCVPQVSFFEVADYVAYQDSLARLRRTLGREDRLKLEKVIRGERFEGKKDFLKSIEPYFSDFRP
- a CDS encoding aspartate kinase; the encoded protein is MKVIKFGGSSLASADQLKKVLNIVKSDNERRFVVVSAPGKRNSEDTKVTDALIKYYKDYTSGDDVTAAQEWIINRYQAIADELGLSSSIMSKIAGTITNLATLPIECNEFLYDTFLAAGEDNNAKLVAEFFRKNGLNARYVHPKEAGIIVSSEPGNARILPSSYDKLEELRDSEEILVIPGFFGVTVDGQICTFSRGGSDISGSIVAAGVKADLYENFTDVDGIFAAHPGVVHKPHTIQELTYREMRELAYAGFSVLHDEALIPAYRGKIPLVIKNTNNPKHPGTRITLKHSGPTVPVIGIAADDEFASINLSKYLMNREVGFGRKVLQILEDLNIRWEHIPTGIDDMSVIVRERELTPIKEQEITSYLTRELGVDEVDIEHNLSIIMIVGEDMKNHTGVTATATKALSDKHINLEMISQGSSEVSVMFVTQTEHEKEAVRALYKSFFRSEE
- a CDS encoding HAD family hydrolase, translating into MEKFKAIIFDMDGVLFDTETFYYRRREKFLADKGISIKHLPPSSFIGGNMKQIWPDILRDNLDKWDTDQLQKEYSIYKKTYPLPYKNLIFEDTFKVVKGLFEKGYRLGLASSSTKHDILKALEETQLLAYFSVILSGEEFEKGKPHPAIYQEARKQLGFNSDETLVIEDSEKGIQAGVSADLEVWAIEDQLFDMNQSKASRLVNNLTQVIEELSK